Part of the Prunus dulcis chromosome 8, ALMONDv2, whole genome shotgun sequence genome is shown below.
TttactattttgtttttgtaatgcAGTGTGGGAAGCCTTGGGAAGCGCAAAGACGACAAGAGCGTGAGCCAGATCCATGTGAGCAACTGCACATTGAGAAACACCACCAATGGTGCCAGAATCAAGACCTGGGCTGCGGAAAGTGCAGGAGAAGCAAGCGATATCACCTACGAAAACATTGTCATGGATCAGGTTCAAATTCCAATTGTGATTGATCAAAACTACGGAAAGCAGAAGCCGAAGGCTGGAACTGGACCAGCTGGTGGGCCCCCATCAAAGTGGAAGATCAGCAACGTTCATTTCAGAAACATCAGGGGAACCTCGTCCAGAAATATTGCCGTCTCCTTACAATGCAGTTCTTCAAACCCCTGCGACGGGATTGAGATGGCCGACATTAACTTCTCCTACCTGGGCGGCGCTGTGAAGGACACGGCCCTTACCACTGAATGTTACAATGCCAAAATTGCACCCACGGGCGTACAGATTCCACCACTCTGCCGCTAAATTAGTCATCAATTAATACATCATCCTCTGTGTACAAGATTTCATTTCGACtcaatattaattaagaaaacaaaaatatatatgtccTAACCAAATATCTGTCTAGTATtcatatttctttccttttctgtcTGTGATCTCTCTCGGTctatgtatattatatatatatatatatatatatatatattggtgagtgtatattataaatatttaaatactctTTAAAAATGGATCTCATGATGCTATATATATTCCCCAATCTAACGCCAATATTCAAGTACATTTATAGTAAGCTGTGTTTTGAATATTGAAAGGTTTTTCCCATTTATtagaataatatatatatgccaaaaaCGTTATGTTTGTTCATCCATGTCTATTTTTAATCTAATTCGAAAGCTTAATCAGAACTGAAAatactttctcttttttgaaCAAAGCGATATTCTAAATTACTGTAATGTAcggaaagagaaattgaactCATGTGCAAGCTTGCTATACGAAATTAATAATACATGAAATTAAAAGCCGCCCGGCCCGGCAACACCGAGTAATCAAAGAAGCAAAAAGACAACTCATGCAATCATCGGTCCGACCAAGGAATAGTTAATCACGTCTGTCCTTGTTGTATAATAACTAAAAAACCTACTcgctatattatatatataactgcAAATGTGTCTCTAGTGCGTACTGCTGAGTGATGCTGTGGAAGCCATTTTTGTAATATCTCGGAAGCTCAAGCAAGTTGGAGaagatagaaagaaagaaaaaagatcctCAAAAGCCAAGCCAACTATGTCGACTGAGGCACACGAAGAAAGTGATCAAAAGGTGATAGTTGAGGCACTCTCAAAAGGGCCTTCTCTGCAAAACTGCAATGCTTCATCAAGAAAATTCTGCGAGGCTGATTTTGTGCTGGGAGTGCCATTGGAGCTGAGCTGGGAGATGGTGGAAGAGATGACGTTTGGGTTCAGGACAAGGATAATTCTGGGGGATGAGAAGAGTGAGTATTTGGCTTACGAGGGTTTGCTGCCTGTTTATGGCTACCAAGTAATGGTGAAGAGATACAGCACGTCGGATTCGAGCAGGAGCTGGAGCAGGGACGTTCTTGAAGCAGAAAAGAAAGCAGCCTTGTCTATGCACCACAAAAATATACTCAGCTTGGCTGGTTACTATCAGAGTGAAAATACTACTATTCTCGTCTTTCCCTCAACAAAAAGAGGCTCATTAGACACAAACCTCTACGGCTCTAGAGGAAAACATTTGAAATTGACATTTCAAGATAAACTCAAGATAGCTATAGAAATTGCTCGAGGGCTTCGATATATGCATGAAGAAAGTCCTCAGGGTCCTGTTGTTCACGGCCAATTACTCATCAGCAACATTTTTCTCAGACGTGATTTACGCCCACTggtgaaattaaaattaaaattaatctCCAAATTAGTTTCAAACTAATTAATTGTgtgttattctttttcttcactaATTACTATTGTTAATTGTTTGAACAGATCTCTGGTTTCGGTCGAGCTACCTGGCTTCATCTGAAGCAATTAACAAAGccaatcaacaacaaaaagtacGCATATAGCttcttaattattataattaaccCATGCATGATCATGTTTTACttgttatttatatattaatgttTGCAATTGGTAGGTGTTCACTTCGGGATTATTTAGACCTCGAATCAATTGCTCTAGTAAAATCCGACATCCTATCCTACGGTGTCTTGCTTTTGAGGCTGTTTTGCAAAACAAGCGTGCCACAGGACGACAAAACTCTGCTTGACTGGGTTAGTTGTTCTAAACCTAATgcctaattaaataataacaGTGGATGAATatgatacatatatatatatatatatatatatatgtgtgtgtatgtatatGATAGGCCCGTCCACTGTTGATGAAGAGAGCATTCCATGAATTACTAGATGAAGACTGGGAGGATGTAGACATGCATGAAATGTTTAGAGTCATGTGCACCGCCTTTCAGTGCACAATGCCTTGTCCAGATTTGAGACCTTGCACGAGCGAGGTAACAACTCCATCGATCTCATTAATTGTTAAACTTAATTTTGCTACCCAAGAGAGTTGCACTTGCAGGCAGTTGCTGataaatttatgttttttgttttctctctctctctctctctctctctctctctctctctctctctctctctctctctctctatttatttTCAGGCTCTATCTTATCTTAAAGGAGAAATTTTTTGTGAAATGCAATCATCATCTCCCATCAATATCTGATACCACCatgaaagagaggaagaagccGAGATCGATCGATATGCTTGCTGCAATCTGTCTGGCAACCCAAGCTCAATCGGTTGGCAATGGCGTTCATGTAACTGCAAAACCTTGAGGATGCTATATTAAATCAGTGCATATAGAATAAAAAGGGTACATATAATAAAAGTTGAGTGCtacacatatttatatttttgtagcATCATGATGTTGTGCAAAGATTGAAGAacttgttgtttttttttttttttttttcaaaagataTTGAAGGACTTGTTGATTGGACTATCTTTCGCAattgatatatgtatatataagttGAGGCAACTTAAAGAGAGTATTTTGCTATATACTTTGGGGAAAATGGTCGCCTAGTTTCAGCCACATCTCAATCTAATCCGGATAGGCTTGTTTGAATTAGGCCCTTTTGTgacatttcttcttcttctcatttttcttatttctccTGGATTTCGTCTGTTCATTCTTCCCCCTTGGCTATAAGCAAtgtattctatttatttacgACTCATTTGGTTTCCCAAGGACCACACAAAGatgatatatattataattttcaatCTGGATGAAAACATTAGCACAAACAAAAAGGCAGCAGATGGATGCTTTTTATCTGGGAAAAGGTATATTCTTATTACTCTTGCagccaaatatatataatggaAAAGAGGCCACGTATATCCAGATGCGttcttcttattattttatcttcAGAGACTTTGCACTAagtcaaaactcaaaaaggactttgttttttggttgaatgTGTTGTATTGTTGTGGAAGGATATcataacataacataacataaGCAGCAGACATTACAAAGTTTGCCTCGGCTCATATGCACAGATTCCACATGTCACAATATTAGCCATAATTAAGTTCCCTGGCCACCAGATTCTGTTCAATGGAATATGTAGTCATTTTTTGTCATTCACTAGGAAGGGGGGAATGGGTTGTCTCAAGATTGTCTTTTAGTGAAATTGAATTTGGGAAAGGAGGGGGAGGAAGGGAAGAGTTTTACCTACTTTTCTACTGTGGTATCCCCCTTGTGCGGAATATCTAGTAATTatcaaggtctaaaatatcaatagtccaaaaacacgtaaaatttgatgaaaatattagaatattatcaatatcaataaaaattgaataaaaaccacataaattgtaagaaaaacttgaaaaaatttcttcaaactttggaggatgtttatttattcaattatctattactttatcaccaaaaaagaagaagaagaagaagaaggaaatgcattgcatgatgggtttaattgatttaagttgattatatagcgagtTGACAAACATTGTGAGTGtataaaatatgtagtaattaattaaagaatattaaacacaccataatcatttatttataacgatttactataatattttacactttatacattgcatggtaggATACAtaagtgacttagtaccacatagagtttttataaagttcaaatttgagttatttatACTAACACCTCCTAAGGTTTTCggttttttcacaaaatccttgaggttttagaaattaaaagaacACCCACTg
Proteins encoded:
- the LOC117638692 gene encoding probable receptor-like protein kinase At1g80640, yielding MSTEAHEESDQKVIVEALSKGPSLQNCNASSRKFCEADFVLGVPLELSWEMVEEMTFGFRTRIILGDEKSEYLAYEGLLPVYGYQVMVKRYSTSDSSRSWSRDVLEAEKKAALSMHHKNILSLAGYYQSENTTILVFPSTKRGSLDTNLYGSRGKHLKLTFQDKLKIAIEIARGLRYMHEESPQGPVVHGQLLISNIFLRRDLRPLISGFGRATWLHLKQLTKPINNKKCSLRDYLDLESIALVKSDILSYGVLLLRLFCKTSVPQDDKTLLDWVSCSKPNA